Genomic DNA from Paenibacillus donghaensis:
GGCTCTCTCAGCAGCATATAACCATGTGCAGCAAGCTCATAGGGCAGAGATAACAGGATCGTCTTCAGCAAGGTACGCCGGGGTTCATTCTTATAGATCATTTTGTAGCGGTTAATATAAGAGATTCGTCTGATGAACATCGCCTTGCCGCTACGGCCGGAGGTTTTCCAGCCCCGTTCATGGTACCCGATGGCCTGTGCATCATAATACCCCTGCCAACCCATCAGCTGTGCGCGCCAGGCGACATCCACATCCTCTTTGTATGCAAAAAAATCCGCATCAAAAAACTCGCCCTCCACACTGATATGCTCAATCATCCGCCGCGAATACATCGCCGCTGCTCCGGATACGCCGAATACAAGCCCGGACGTCTGCCAGTTCTCCGCCGGTTCTCCAGCTCCGCGGTCAAACGCACGACGGTTCCTGCTCATCCGCAGTCCCGTGCTGTCTACCACGGCAGGATCAGCCTTCAGCAGAAGCTTGCCTGTCGCGCTGCCAATCGTGGGATCAGCCTCCATTCTGGAAACTAGCCTGGATACATAATCCGGTGCCAACGTAAGGTCTGGGTTAAGCACCAGTATATAGTCGGTGTCCGTGGCAGCAATCGCCTGATTGTGTGCGGGAGCGAACCCGGTGTTGACCGGATTGGCAATCAGCTTCAGTTGGGGGAGGTTGTGGATGCTTCCAATAGGCTGATGAGAGAGATCAATAGGACTACGCGTACGAAGCGATTCCGCCGGCTGCTCCAATAACGCTTGGCCGAAGAAGGCTTTCACCTTCTCCACGCAGCCATCTGACGATGCATTATCAACCACCACTACCTGCTCCATGGGATAATCCTGGGCCAGCACTGCCGTTAAACATTCTATAATATCATCTGCACTGTTATAGGTAACGATATGTATGCTAACTGTTTTGTTCATCGGGTTCCTCGGATTCATTTTTCATCTATTATAGCAAAAAACACATCAAAAAAACTCCCGAATCGCCGTGTACGACTCGGGAGTTCTATTAATCTTCTATTCCTTCAATTCCAGCAGGAAATCACGCAGCCCCTCACGCCAAGGGCGGATATCCTCAAAACCGTTGGTACGGATGGAGAGATGCTCCAGCACCGAATACTGCGGACGCGGTGCCGGGCGCGGAAATTGATCTGTTCCGCAAGGTTCAAGCTTGGCGGTGAACTTCAGGCCCAGAATATCTTCAGCTTCGGCAAAAATCGCCTGCGTGAATTCGTACCAGGTACAAGCTTCAGTGTTCGAGGCATGGTAAACCCCGTATTTCTCCGTAGCAATCAGCTCCAGCAGGAACCGCGCCAAATCCACTGTATAGGTAGGCGAGCCCTTCTGGTCATCCACCACCTGCAGCAGTGTCTTCTCCTGCCCCAGCTTCAGCATTGTTTTGACAAAGTTATTGCCGTATTTGCCATACACCCAGGAGGTGCGGACGATAAAATATTTCGATGACAGCGACTGAACCAGAATTTCTCCTGCACGCTTCGACTTACCGTAGATGCTCTGCGGATCGGTGTTGTCGTATTCGTGGTAAGGCTGACTACCCATACCATCAAAAACGTAATCTGTACTGATATACACCAGCTTCGCTCCGGCTTTCTCAGCAGCTAACGCTACGTTACGACTGCCCACCGCATTAATCAGATAAGCAGCATCCACATCACTCTCAGCTACATCCACCGCCGTATGAGCCGCACAATGAATCACGGCATCCGGTGCGAATGAGCCGATCACCTCTTGGCATTCTGCAAGGTTGGTAATGTCCATTTCTTGGCGGTCGCAGGCCATAACTTCATGGCCCTGTTTTTGCAGCAGTAATACTACATCCTGGCCGAGCTGCCCGGCTGCTCCTGTGACGAGAATTCTCATGGTTCAACCTCCGTGTGTTTTAATTCTTGTTTAAAACAATATAAATATTATTTAGTTAGATTATGCATGTTTGTAAGTTTATCATTACCACAAGATAATAAGACATTCCGACTAGAGTTTAGTGCTTGATCAGAATGGATGGTTTTGTAGTGAGCCTCTACAATGCATAAGTCAGTCCACTGCTATAATAACAACTCCCAACATAATTATCATCATACCTAACCATTTCATTGCACTCACTGGCTCATTGAATATTAATAAAGCAGCAAGTAAACCTAAAACATATGCAATACTTTGTATAGGATAAGCAACACTGAGGGGAATTCTTGAAAGTACCACAAACCATATTAATGTTGCAAATACATATAAAATTAATCCAGCTATAATATGAATATTAAACATTGCCTTCCAGGCATTATTTAAGTTCACTCCGCCTATTTTCCCTAATCCTAACTTGAAAAAAATTTGGCCAGTGGCTAGCATGAAAATATTAGATAAAAGTAAGATAGAGTTTACAATATTAGAAGAACGCAATATACTATCCCCTCATTTCACAGTGTTATCTTTTCTCTTCAACTCTTCCATTTCATGCTTTAACAAGCCAATTTCTTGAGATAATTCCTTTAACTTTATCGTCGTTCGAGAGATAACTATAGTTAAAGAAAACAGAATTATACTAATTCCAAATATAGAGATCAAAAATAATGCATTTACAGGTAATTCAATGCCCATATGAGTAGCAATTGTTTCAAATGATTTAGGAAATATCGAAAGGATAACCACAATAAACATTACACATAACCACATCATTGAATATTTTAGCTCTATGTGATATTTACGAATCATATTAATCAAAAGACAAAAACATACAATAGAAACCAAAAAAAGAATAATTTGAAGTTTATCGGATATCATATACTACTTCCTTCTTATACAATTTGCTTTCTCATCCTATCAATTATTATAGCAAGTGATACTTTCAACATATAATAAACTGATTTAAACTTCGTGATGGAGGATTGTCCTCCTTTTCTTGCTTGCATTACAACCGAAACTTCTCTTAGACGAAAGCCCGTTCTTTTGAGATACATTATGGACTCAGGTTCAGGATAATCGGTAGGATATCTTTTGGAGAAAAGATCAATTACATTTTTATTACAAGCACGAAAACCTGATGTGGGATCAGTTATTACTTGGTTGGTAAGCAATAATAACAGACGCGAAAAATAATTAATTCCAATTCTTCTCATAAGCGAACTTTGAAAGCCCTCCTTTTTAATATAACGGGATCCTATCACTAAGTCAGCCTCATTATTCAGAAGTGGTTCTATTAAGTCAAAAATATACTCTGGTTTGTGCTGGCCATCACCATCTACTTGAATAGCTATATCAAAACCAAAATTTTGGGCATACTTATACCCTGTTTGAACAGCTCCACCTATGCCTAAATTACAAGGCAAATCAATAACGGACACTCCAGCATCCTTACATATCCAGCCTGTATCATCCAAAGAGCAGTCATTAACTACTAATATTTCGGAATTTGGAATTTTTACAGACTTAATGCTATTAAGAGTATCTAAAATATTTTCTTCTTCATTATATGCGGGAATAATGAGTAATATTTTCTTGTTATTCATATGTGCTCTCCTTAACTTTATAGATATAAAACTGATCTACTTGCTCGTAATATACTTTTTTTAGCACATCATATTGATCCAAATTAGAAGATGATAAAATATACCTTATACCAGTAGTAGGTAAATCTGATATGTCCAATTTGACTGTGAATCTATCTGGATAATCTAAAATGAATTCTGTTTTTTGTTGCGTAAGCGAAACAATCACATGTGCATACCGATTATAAACGTTATTAAATTCACCCTCTTCATCTAATTTTCTCCACATCTTTAAATCAGGATAAAACTGTACACTATTAAATGATTTCACACCTAATGCAATTAAAAGTTGTCCATTAACAATACTATCAGTTGCGACCCATTTTTGATCTGGATCAGCTTCGTTGACACTTTCAATAGCTTGAGTGATTTTCTTATTATAGATAGAATCCGTACCCCTCGCTATAGGATTAATAGTTAATCCGGATACAAATATTGTTAGAAGCATACTTATTAGAAATACCTTTCTATATCCCTTTAACAAAAAGAAATGAATCAGAGTATAGTAGAGTAATGTTGCAATAGTGAATGCACCTAGATAATTATGCATTTCACTACTATAAACAGAATAAAGGTACACGAAGAAGGTTAGTATACAAAACAACAGACTTTGGATTAAGGAGAATGGTTTTAATCTAAACACTTCTCCTACAAACCAAATAGAAATATATACTGCTGTGATACCAAAAGAAATTCCAGCTAACCTGGCTTCAGGAACAAAAGAAAACAAAGTTATTTTAGCAATAAAATAGGGATAATCAACAAAAAGCCATGAAATTTGAAATATTAAATAAAGAAATAAAGCCAAAAACATCTTTTTGTTTTTTACTATCTTGTTAATAAAAATAAAACTTATCATTATCAAGGGCACAAAGTTGAAAAGTGAACTTACTGCGCTATTATTCGAAAAAGTAGTATCTTTAAAAGGTAATAACCAATTTATTAAATACAATTGTAGATCTGAAAAGGAATAGTCACCACCGTTGATCATTCTTTTTCCAGGATAGATCGTGTTTAACACTAGCTTAATATCAGACATACTATTATTGAGAAAAGAAAATACAGTAAAAAAGAATAATAATATATATACAATTATAAAATAAAGTTCAATCTTTTTTATGCTCAGTGTTTTAAAATTATCAGATATTAAGACTCCTAAAAATATCAGTATTAAAAACATTAATGGAACTTGAACAGCAGGGTATAACGTATATACAAAACCAATTAAACTAAGCGTCGCAGCCCCCCAAAGAAAAATTTTAGTTCTTATATTATCAGATTTAAAATAATATATTGCGCAAGTAACTATTGCTTGAGAATAAATTATTAATTCTACTACCCCAGCTCCAGTAGTGTACCACCACTGTATCGGCGGAGAGAAAGCTATCCATAAACTACCTAATATTGATAATATTTTATTTTCTCTAGTTAAAAACATTGATATTTCAAAAGATAGCAGTAGTAACAATATCATTTTCGAAAACCAATACCAAGATAATCCATAATCCGCATTAAAAATCAAGAAACCCCAATAAAATGGTTTTCCCAGAGTTTCTATGGTAAATGTAGGTGTGTTAGCAAGTAACATATTTTGACCATCTGAACGTACTAACTCGTTATGATATTGATTAAAACTCGCATTATTTACTTGAGATAACATATATGGTACTTGAACTAGCCATTCATCACTACGTATTGATCTTTCGGTTCCTATAAGTGTAGTTTGTTTACTTGTATCAATTTTTTGTGTGATATATTTATCCCACATTCCTATAGATGAGCCATGAAGCTTGAATAAAACTAAAATCACGAATATTATACCGCTCAGTTGATATCTATATTTGATTATCAAGTCAATTTTTTTATAAATTAAATAAGATAAAATCATTAATATACATAATAACAAAGTGTTTAACAATAATTGTTTAGTATTCCAAATAAAATTTTCATGAGGGTTTAAAGTGAATTTATTCAACCCTACCTTTTCGTTGTTCAGATTAGTTATATCTACCCTAAAGCTGGTAATTTTCAGTTCATCACCAAGATCTATACTGTATTTATGTTTACCTTGTTTAGTTTGTAATACTTTCGAATTAGCTTCTGAATACGAAGTGTCCTCTCCTACTGTATAAAATACTTGTAACAAAGAATTGCTATTTTCATAAGAAGCCTCAATTTCAATACTCTTAATAATCCTAATTGTGGGATGGAAATCTATCCAAGGGTCGTTAGTAGTTGAGAGAAAAGAACCATCAACTACCTCAAGGTCCTTTATTGTACCTTCATTAACTGAAAGAACTTCAGATGTGAGACTTCTGTCTGCAGTAAAATAACTGAAATTAAAAAAAAGTAACTGAAGGATGTAAATCACAAATATTAACACCAAAAGGCTTATAACCTTCTTTCTCGACACTTTGCACCACCTTTATTATAGATATTAAAATAATGATTTTCGGAAATTCATATCGTGAAGGAAGTCTCCAGACGAACACACAGACGCTTAATAATGTATCACTTGTATTTCATAGTTTAACCCATAAAATCTGCGACTTTTTCTTGAATTTCAGCTAACGTGTGGTAAAATAATTTGTTGATAACATCCGACTTCAATACTAAATTGGAGGCTGTATGGAGGCAAAAAAGCAAACTCCCAGCGTCCATTCATATCTGATAGAAAAGGCTTGATTAGCTCACAATTTTTCGGTTTGGGAACTACGCTACAACTTTTTTAAGAAATATGAGAAACGTCTCTGCTAAACTGAACATCTTCCTTCCATACGATATCTCTGGTGATGTGATCGACTGTATTCTAGTAAGTGTATAGGTCAGCTTCGCGAATCGAAGGTCCAACCGGTGTAACAGCTTCGCCATGCCCGGGAGGGTATAACTAATTTCAGATTCTCACTCCACATACTCGACTGCCAGACGGAGTGTCCTGTTATATCTGGCAGTAATTCCAACTGGTAAGGAAGGTTTGGTTGATGACATTTTTAGTTGCTCTTGCTGGGCTGGGCACAACTGCTCCGACGCATCTATAGAAAACTTCATCACCAACCCCCCAGACCTTTTTTCTCATACGAGCGAATGTAGGTTTTAATCGTTGTCTCTGTTCTGAGGGTAATATCTGGAATTTTCTTCACATTCATCCCTTTGACCCGATGCAGAACAATGGTTTGTTAGCGTTCATACATTTGTCTATCTTATTCCTGCTTCATTAGTTTTTTGATTTTTCTTGGTCTGCTTTCTTAAACTCCATTGTCATTATCTTCACGTTAATTTTTCTATTAACTCCGACATGGTGAGCATGAAATCATTCCCAACCCCAAGAAAACTCTGGTTTAACGTGTATAGATGTATTGCCTTTGCTTAATTTCGCTTCTCAAACTAAATCTTGAGATTTCTAAATCACCCTTCACTAAAATGTAGGGATTCATCTAAGCTACTGAAAGTCATCCCTTACACTGAAGTGCATTGAAATACCCCCTTGCTCAAGTAAGATCAAGTTCGTGATTGAGATTCACTCTTCGATGAATACATCGTCGTGGGCCCCCCACACTTATGTATCTGCTAATCCTGAAGGGATTTACTGGTTGAAAGCCAGTGAGTTTAGCCAGGATTTTATTATCTAAATTTTTGTTATATAACCAGTATCTAGAGATAAATTGGGGTTATAATAGACATCACTATTTAGTATTGCTCCCCATTTATTCTTAAGATACTCCGCCTCTTTGTTTAATCTATCAACTTTTGTACTTGTATTATCATACCCTCTGGACTTTGATTCATGATGTATCAGTTTTACGTAAGGTAGCCAAACATTTAAATAACCTTTATCTCTAAACAATAGACAAAGATCAACATCATTGTAAGCTACGGTTAAGTTCTCATCAAAACCGCCAACCTCTTCAAATATTTTTCTCTCTACCATTAAGCACGCCGCAGTCACTGCTGACACGTTTTTCACAGAAATTAGCGCGCCAAAATATCCCGGATCATCTATTGGACGATAATGATGACCGTCACCAGCAGCTCTTTGTGCACCTAATCCTAATGTTAGTCCTGAATGTTGTACAGTGTTATCTGGATATTTTAAATAAGCACCTACAGCGCCTACCTTCTCTCTCATCGCGGAACCTACCATATCGCTTAGCCAATTCTCTTCTATGACCTGAATATCGTTGTTAAGAAAGAGAATTAATTCGCCTACTGCATGTTTGACTGCTGCATTGTTAAGTGCTGAGAAATTAAATGAAGAATTAATAGTGATTAATTTAAATCTATCATTTAATTCATCTTTCCACTCATCAAATAGATCAAATGTATCCTGTTCTTCACTACCATTATCAACAACAATAATTTCATAATTACTATACTTAGTGATTTCAGTTAATGAACTCAAGCAACTGGATAAAAGTTTATGATTATCTTTTGTTGGAATTATTATACTAACCATAGGATTACTCTCAACATTATAATGAACTCTATAAAAATTTGAGTAACCATCAAGTTCTTCAACCCAACCATTTATATTTCTTCTTTTCATAGCATCTTGCACTGCAGTAAGACCAGCGAAATGAGTATAATTTTTTGCGCCCGAACCCGATGCAGTTGATTCTGGTATAGTTCTCCAATGATAAAGTATTTTAGGAATGTGATATATATGAGACGTTTGTTCAGTTATTCTTAAAGCTAAGTCAAAATCCTGACTACCCTCAACTCCCTTACGAAACGAGCCTACATGTTCAACTAATGATCTTCTATACACCCCTAAATGACATGTATACATATGAGTTAGTAGTAAATCAGGGGACCAGTCGGGTTTAAAGAACGGAGAATGCCTAATACCATCCATTCCAATTTTATCTTCATCACTATAAATCATATCAGCTTCAGGATATTCATTGATTAGTTTAACTACCTCATACAGTGCATCTAAAGTAAGTTCATCATCATGATCTAATAAAGCAATGTACTCACCCTCAGCAACTTCAAGAGATGAATTTGAGGTTTCAGAAATATGACCATTTTTCTTTCTGAATACAACTTTTATTCTTTTATCAATGTCCATGTATTCATTAAGTACTCTCTGAATATGTCCCTTGGTAGATGCATCATCCGAGATACATAATTCCCAGTTTGTGTACAATTGATTTCTAACTGATTCAATACATTTCCTCAACCATTCCTCTTCTACATTATAAACAGGAAGGATTACAGATATTAAAGGCTTGTACACAAACGCCGCAGCTTTTAAAGAAATAATATTTTGTTCATCTTTTGATAAAGTATTTTTCTCAAGCCATAA
This window encodes:
- a CDS encoding glycosyltransferase family 2 protein encodes the protein MNKTVSIHIVTYNSADDIIECLTAVLAQDYPMEQVVVVDNASSDGCVEKVKAFFGQALLEQPAESLRTRSPIDLSHQPIGSIHNLPQLKLIANPVNTGFAPAHNQAIAATDTDYILVLNPDLTLAPDYVSRLVSRMEADPTIGSATGKLLLKADPAVVDSTGLRMSRNRRAFDRGAGEPAENWQTSGLVFGVSGAAAMYSRRMIEHISVEGEFFDADFFAYKEDVDVAWRAQLMGWQGYYDAQAIGYHERGWKTSGRSGKAMFIRRISYINRYKMIYKNEPRRTLLKTILLSLPYELAAHGYMLLREPKLIKAWGSFFSQSSALRRKRKTIQSRVKTDV
- the rfbD gene encoding dTDP-4-dehydrorhamnose reductase, giving the protein MRILVTGAAGQLGQDVVLLLQKQGHEVMACDRQEMDITNLAECQEVIGSFAPDAVIHCAAHTAVDVAESDVDAAYLINAVGSRNVALAAEKAGAKLVYISTDYVFDGMGSQPYHEYDNTDPQSIYGKSKRAGEILVQSLSSKYFIVRTSWVYGKYGNNFVKTMLKLGQEKTLLQVVDDQKGSPTYTVDLARFLLELIATEKYGVYHASNTEACTWYEFTQAIFAEAEDILGLKFTAKLEPCGTDQFPRPAPRPQYSVLEHLSIRTNGFEDIRPWREGLRDFLLELKE
- a CDS encoding EamA family transporter, producing MRSSNIVNSILLLSNIFMLATGQIFFKLGLGKIGGVNLNNAWKAMFNIHIIAGLILYVFATLIWFVVLSRIPLSVAYPIQSIAYVLGLLAALLIFNEPVSAMKWLGMMIIMLGVVIIAVD
- a CDS encoding DUF2304 domain-containing protein, with the translated sequence MISDKLQIILFLVSIVCFCLLINMIRKYHIELKYSMMWLCVMFIVVILSIFPKSFETIATHMGIELPVNALFLISIFGISIILFSLTIVISRTTIKLKELSQEIGLLKHEMEELKRKDNTVK
- a CDS encoding glycosyltransferase family 2 protein, translated to MNNKKILLIIPAYNEEENILDTLNSIKSVKIPNSEILVVNDCSLDDTGWICKDAGVSVIDLPCNLGIGGAVQTGYKYAQNFGFDIAIQVDGDGQHKPEYIFDLIEPLLNNEADLVIGSRYIKKEGFQSSLMRRIGINYFSRLLLLLTNQVITDPTSGFRACNKNVIDLFSKRYPTDYPEPESIMYLKRTGFRLREVSVVMQARKGGQSSITKFKSVYYMLKVSLAIIIDRMRKQIV
- a CDS encoding DUF7657 domain-containing protein → MSRKKVISLLVLIFVIYILQLLFFNFSYFTADRSLTSEVLSVNEGTIKDLEVVDGSFLSTTNDPWIDFHPTIRIIKSIEIEASYENSNSLLQVFYTVGEDTSYSEANSKVLQTKQGKHKYSIDLGDELKITSFRVDITNLNNEKVGLNKFTLNPHENFIWNTKQLLLNTLLLCILMILSYLIYKKIDLIIKYRYQLSGIIFVILVLFKLHGSSIGMWDKYITQKIDTSKQTTLIGTERSIRSDEWLVQVPYMLSQVNNASFNQYHNELVRSDGQNMLLANTPTFTIETLGKPFYWGFLIFNADYGLSWYWFSKMILLLLLSFEISMFLTRENKILSILGSLWIAFSPPIQWWYTTGAGVVELIIYSQAIVTCAIYYFKSDNIRTKIFLWGAATLSLIGFVYTLYPAVQVPLMFLILIFLGVLISDNFKTLSIKKIELYFIIVYILLFFFTVFSFLNNSMSDIKLVLNTIYPGKRMINGGDYSFSDLQLYLINWLLPFKDTTFSNNSAVSSLFNFVPLIMISFIFINKIVKNKKMFLALFLYLIFQISWLFVDYPYFIAKITLFSFVPEARLAGISFGITAVYISIWFVGEVFRLKPFSLIQSLLFCILTFFVYLYSVYSSEMHNYLGAFTIATLLYYTLIHFFLLKGYRKVFLISMLLTIFVSGLTINPIARGTDSIYNKKITQAIESVNEADPDQKWVATDSIVNGQLLIALGVKSFNSVQFYPDLKMWRKLDEEGEFNNVYNRYAHVIVSLTQQKTEFILDYPDRFTVKLDISDLPTTGIRYILSSSNLDQYDVLKKVYYEQVDQFYIYKVKESTYE
- a CDS encoding glycosyltransferase family 2 protein, coding for MAIKKIWGKIKSFTAGVLSLSTDIELKIISDLTLLKGEFISTGTDPAFLLEGKIFNGWNKISWYSESEEYIPLKLYWDNGLGFSENNSIIFSSIPKGTVNYNMTFYIPEDAVNLRLDPGDKKNKFVLKNMKFKKTTKFKILLNGLANFFKQRGANYNTFKVVVNKSLVVLKSQGIKGLWYKAKQVSGISNGNVVDDYSLWLEKNTLSKDEQNIISLKAAAFVYKPLISVILPVYNVEEEWLRKCIESVRNQLYTNWELCISDDASTKGHIQRVLNEYMDIDKRIKVVFRKKNGHISETSNSSLEVAEGEYIALLDHDDELTLDALYEVVKLINEYPEADMIYSDEDKIGMDGIRHSPFFKPDWSPDLLLTHMYTCHLGVYRRSLVEHVGSFRKGVEGSQDFDLALRITEQTSHIYHIPKILYHWRTIPESTASGSGAKNYTHFAGLTAVQDAMKRRNINGWVEELDGYSNFYRVHYNVESNPMVSIIIPTKDNHKLLSSCLSSLTEITKYSNYEIIVVDNGSEEQDTFDLFDEWKDELNDRFKLITINSSFNFSALNNAAVKHAVGELILFLNNDIQVIEENWLSDMVGSAMREKVGAVGAYLKYPDNTVQHSGLTLGLGAQRAAGDGHHYRPIDDPGYFGALISVKNVSAVTAACLMVERKIFEEVGGFDENLTVAYNDVDLCLLFRDKGYLNVWLPYVKLIHHESKSRGYDNTSTKVDRLNKEAEYLKNKWGAILNSDVYYNPNLSLDTGYITKI